One segment of Paenibacillus sp. FSL R7-0337 DNA contains the following:
- a CDS encoding sporulation protein YjcZ: MGAGVGFTSTGAILVLFILLVIISRSLFV, encoded by the coding sequence ATGGGTGCAGGTGTAGGCTTCACTTCGACCGGTGCGATTTTGGTACTCTTCATATTGCTCGTAATCATTTCCCGTTCGTTGTTCGTCTAA
- a CDS encoding RsmB/NOP family class I SAM-dependent RNA methyltransferase, translating into MNEERLPAAYTANIREMLGDTADAFLESYLAKRTQGLRFNTLKSSAPSGHAAAEKAISQFGLSQIAWCPSGFYYEDPVRPGRHPYHTAGLYYIQEPSAMSAAELLKPLPGEIVLDLAAAPGGKTTHIASLMQGQGLLISNEIHPERAKILAENVERLGISNTLVTSAAPGDLSRRFPEVFDRIMLDAPCSGEGMFRKDPAAIDEWSPKHVEICVARQWDILQDAYLMLKPGGHMVYSTCTFNRKENEETMERFVQTYPDMELIVTKRLWPHLERGEGHFVALLHKAASADQTDSAPRKSKGKRGERGSNGPKTNATLREAYQQFMSWAEAELPGFADRGVPLLFGESLYLLPEVFSERLHTGILDGLKVPRAGLHIAHLKKNRIEPAHALAMALQPDQAARSYDMPAEGPEIQAWLRGESLPVPPSLHGWTLVTVDGLPVGWGKASSGQLKNHLPKGLRILKAHLDEV; encoded by the coding sequence ATGAATGAAGAACGGCTGCCTGCCGCTTACACCGCTAACATTAGAGAGATGCTGGGGGATACGGCGGACGCTTTTCTGGAGAGCTATCTTGCTAAGCGGACCCAGGGTCTGCGGTTCAATACGTTAAAAAGCAGTGCACCTTCCGGCCACGCCGCAGCGGAGAAGGCAATCTCACAATTCGGCCTGTCACAGATAGCATGGTGTCCGTCAGGCTTCTACTATGAGGACCCGGTTCGGCCGGGAAGACATCCTTATCATACCGCCGGACTATATTATATTCAGGAGCCCTCCGCAATGTCCGCAGCCGAGCTGCTGAAGCCGCTTCCCGGAGAGATCGTTCTCGACCTGGCGGCCGCTCCCGGCGGCAAAACCACTCATATCGCCTCACTGATGCAAGGTCAAGGGCTGCTCATCTCCAATGAAATCCACCCGGAGCGGGCCAAAATCCTGGCCGAAAACGTAGAGCGGCTCGGCATAAGCAACACGCTGGTTACCTCCGCAGCTCCCGGTGATCTCTCCCGAAGATTCCCTGAGGTGTTCGACCGCATTATGCTGGACGCACCTTGCTCCGGTGAAGGGATGTTTCGCAAAGACCCTGCGGCGATAGACGAATGGTCCCCGAAGCATGTGGAGATCTGTGTAGCCAGACAGTGGGATATTCTGCAGGATGCGTATTTGATGCTGAAGCCTGGCGGTCATATGGTCTATTCGACCTGTACCTTCAACCGCAAGGAGAATGAGGAGACAATGGAGCGCTTCGTGCAGACCTATCCCGATATGGAGCTGATCGTTACGAAGCGGCTGTGGCCGCACCTGGAGCGGGGTGAAGGGCATTTCGTGGCCCTGCTGCACAAGGCTGCTTCCGCTGACCAGACAGATTCTGCTCCACGTAAAAGCAAAGGCAAGCGCGGTGAACGCGGCAGTAATGGTCCGAAGACAAATGCTACGCTTAGGGAGGCCTATCAACAATTCATGAGCTGGGCAGAGGCAGAGCTGCCCGGATTCGCCGATCGCGGCGTTCCGCTTCTATTCGGCGAATCCCTGTATCTGCTGCCTGAGGTGTTCAGCGAGCGGCTGCATACCGGGATACTGGACGGACTCAAGGTACCGCGTGCCGGACTGCATATTGCCCATCTTAAGAAGAACCGGATCGAGCCTGCCCACGCTCTGGCCATGGCACTCCAGCCGGATCAGGCGGCGCGCAGCTATGATATGCCTGCGGAAGGCCCGGAGATCCAGGCCTGGCTGCGCGGGGAGAGTCTGCCGGTTCCGCCAAGCCTGCATGGCTGGACCCTGGTGACCGTAGACGGCTTGCCCGTAGGCTGGGGCAAAGCCAGCTCAGGCCAGCTCAAGAATCATTTGCCCAAGGGCCTGCGGATTCTAAAAGCCCATCTTGACGAGGTTTAG
- a CDS encoding glycosyltransferase family 4 protein has product MNLLQALFFPPEQPGGVSSMIPYLQERFRSSRWEMDLFWLPKRIRGKGREDIVFETFDWTVYFDSPVVQKYIQTYRDYIWWTKLRMSKNYDLIHAHHPIAGLAMKRIYPDVPLIQTLHSSYERELILNGLIREGGPEHQFLVAIYRELEHVSDRLMTVSRAFADYMTPYIERPDSIGVIPNGFDEKRFKPVPHENEIPQLVTVTRLVPAKGIDILFKACAELKKRGHEYVLHIIGDGPSRAELEKLAQELGIYNETIFYGYTLHPEEFMPFFDIFVLPSRAEAFGSVFAEAALSCLALVGTNVGGIPEQIEDGVNGLLVNPDDELGLADALEKVISDPGYRYELSRSAWDKAKSLYSLTRVANELKKTYLQFQPGMKG; this is encoded by the coding sequence ATGAACTTGCTGCAAGCGCTATTCTTCCCGCCGGAGCAGCCCGGTGGTGTATCTTCTATGATCCCTTATCTGCAGGAACGTTTCCGCTCGAGCCGCTGGGAGATGGATTTGTTCTGGCTGCCGAAGCGCATCCGGGGCAAGGGACGCGAAGACATCGTCTTCGAGACCTTCGACTGGACCGTGTACTTTGATAGTCCGGTTGTACAAAAATACATTCAGACCTACCGGGATTACATCTGGTGGACCAAGCTGCGCATGAGCAAAAATTATGATCTGATCCATGCCCATCATCCGATTGCGGGGCTGGCGATGAAGAGAATCTATCCTGATGTTCCCTTGATTCAGACGCTGCACTCCAGCTATGAGCGTGAATTGATTCTGAACGGGTTGATCCGCGAGGGGGGACCTGAGCATCAGTTCCTGGTCGCCATTTACCGGGAGCTGGAGCATGTGAGTGACCGGCTGATGACGGTTTCGCGTGCTTTTGCCGATTATATGACTCCTTATATTGAGCGGCCGGACAGCATCGGAGTGATCCCGAACGGATTCGACGAGAAGCGGTTCAAGCCTGTCCCGCATGAGAATGAGATTCCGCAGCTGGTCACGGTTACCCGTCTGGTGCCGGCCAAAGGCATCGATATTCTGTTCAAGGCCTGTGCTGAGCTGAAGAAGCGGGGGCATGAATATGTGCTGCATATTATCGGTGACGGACCGAGCCGGGCGGAGCTGGAGAAGCTTGCGCAGGAGCTGGGTATATATAATGAGACTATTTTTTACGGCTATACGCTGCATCCTGAGGAATTCATGCCGTTCTTCGATATCTTCGTATTGCCTTCGCGGGCGGAGGCGTTCGGTTCGGTATTTGCCGAGGCTGCGCTGAGCTGTCTGGCGCTGGTCGGGACTAATGTGGGCGGCATTCCCGAGCAGATTGAGGACGGGGTGAACGGGCTGCTGGTGAATCCGGATGATGAGTTAGGACTGGCAGATGCTCTGGAAAAAGTAATCTCTGACCCCGGCTACCGCTATGAGCTGTCACGCTCGGCTTGGGATAAAGCAAAGAGCCTCTATTCCCTGACCCGTGTAGCCAATGAGCTGAAGAAAACCTATCTGCAGTTTCAGCCGGGAATGAAGGGGTGA
- a CDS encoding DNA repair exonuclease, with protein sequence MIPFRFLHAADLHLDSRFAGLSHLPQDIRSYLRESTFAALGRLVGVATLQKVDFVVISGDVYDVSDASLQGQLRFREALEELGRHGIQVFLIHGNHDPLDGPRLSSAPPAHVTVFGGSEPERVTARRREDGKEVAVISGISYPTSKVTENTALRFSRQPGSSLFHIALLHGNVDGDLQHETYSPCTRKDLIGRGYDYWALGHIHKRSILHEHPPIVYPGNIQGRSIKETGPKGCYTVDVSAEGAVRLDFHELDSVRWQVRELSIEGLTDEAEWTLAVENAVEDIRRETPQMMSVVRFRLTGRGDIHKVLAEKGAADDLLTELQRRETVRAVRKEYAGLVWTEGFSIETGLAVDREHLLLEDSFLGEMLRLAGHSSGNAAELDELVATALRPLMENQELRRLLLSVGAEEKQEWLRGAAELGITLLSGLEEPGGTLLNAEEAGKAYSAEGSEAGLEGTGRARENAPADAGGWVMSKNTAGDTGDSDGQQDREVEE encoded by the coding sequence ATGATTCCTTTTCGTTTCCTGCATGCAGCGGATCTGCATCTGGACAGCCGGTTCGCCGGTCTGTCCCATCTCCCGCAGGATATCCGCTCCTATCTCCGGGAGTCCACCTTCGCCGCCCTCGGGCGGCTTGTTGGCGTAGCCACGCTGCAAAAGGTAGATTTCGTGGTCATTAGCGGCGATGTCTACGATGTCTCGGATGCTTCGCTTCAGGGGCAGCTCCGGTTCCGGGAGGCTCTGGAGGAACTCGGACGCCACGGAATTCAGGTATTCCTGATCCATGGTAACCATGATCCGCTGGACGGCCCGCGTCTTAGCTCGGCGCCGCCTGCCCATGTTACGGTATTCGGCGGCAGTGAGCCGGAGCGTGTTACCGCCCGCCGCCGGGAAGACGGGAAGGAGGTAGCGGTGATCAGCGGCATCTCCTACCCAACCTCCAAAGTTACTGAGAATACCGCTCTGCGTTTCAGCCGTCAGCCGGGCAGCAGCCTGTTCCACATCGCTCTGCTGCACGGTAATGTGGACGGAGATCTCCAGCATGAGACTTACTCCCCGTGTACCCGGAAGGATCTGATTGGCAGGGGCTATGACTATTGGGCGCTGGGGCATATTCATAAGCGGAGTATTCTGCATGAGCATCCGCCTATCGTCTATCCGGGCAACATTCAAGGAAGAAGCATTAAGGAGACCGGGCCAAAGGGCTGTTATACGGTTGATGTCAGTGCAGAGGGTGCAGTCCGGCTGGATTTCCATGAACTGGACAGTGTACGCTGGCAGGTCCGCGAGCTCTCGATTGAAGGGCTCACTGACGAGGCAGAGTGGACCCTGGCTGTAGAGAATGCAGTGGAGGATATCCGTAGAGAGACTCCGCAGATGATGTCTGTGGTCAGGTTCCGCCTGACCGGGCGGGGCGATATACATAAGGTGCTGGCTGAGAAGGGGGCGGCGGATGATCTGCTGACCGAGCTGCAGCGGCGGGAAACTGTGCGCGCGGTGCGTAAGGAATATGCGGGCTTGGTCTGGACAGAGGGCTTCTCCATCGAAACAGGACTTGCGGTTGACCGGGAGCACTTGCTTCTGGAGGACAGCTTTCTGGGTGAAATGCTGCGGCTTGCCGGACACAGTAGCGGGAATGCCGCAGAGCTGGACGAGTTGGTTGCTACTGCGCTGAGACCGCTGATGGAGAATCAGGAGCTGCGCAGGCTGCTATTATCCGTAGGAGCCGAAGAGAAGCAGGAATGGCTGAGAGGTGCAGCGGAGCTGGGAATCACCCTGCTGAGCGGACTGGAAGAGCCCGGCGGGACGCTGCTGAATGCTGAGGAGGCTGGCAAGGCGTATTCTGCTGAGGGCAGTGAAGCAGGGCTGGAAGGCACTGGACGGGCGCGGGAAAATGCGCCGGCGGATGCTGGCGGATGGGTGATGAGTAAGAACACTGCCGGGGATACCGGAGATAGTGATGGACAGCAAGACCGGGAGGTAGAGGAATGA
- a CDS encoding AAA family ATPase produces the protein MKIDSLRIGGYGRLAQRDIGLNEGVTVLFGRNEAGKSTTLQFIRAMLYGIPSRGNPAERYEPLQGGTHGGVLEARDESGALWTIRRYASGGAGPGRAEKLHIALLHPDGRTEELNQAELERRLLGGISRSMFRQLFAVSLDELQELSALQSGEMSSYLFHAGMGGGGEIMRAEKRLVQEAEKLYKPRGKVQEAARILQSIGKLEQEVAESRSYLPRYNGNTLALEAAEQQLEQMKLDRELAGARLMKLRKAQDIRELWLKWSEGRLELEELPVIASFPDNGAERWRSLTADLRSLQGAGFRLERLTAELTAELAAKPPDPLLAEQGPALEALDRSRSSYEDKRAEQQRIQAELTALREQLERLLRSIGAGWDTAELAGFTPAAADREAARRYAASFAGYDRQMETRGAELLSLRARKAAAAAALQAAERLLAQEHASGAADFAGLAARSPRELVQLWDELQQAAERWREAQLGPEGGASAPRRQDTAGGSRPGDNGRRAARYRRFLQAGAALTLLLPPALWLTGAPPVSVWSALGLLAAADLWLWAALRAAGAAGSPPEPGGGEAGKAAAEMLRLRGLLLSGAERESGKASSPDAGGLEAGMRELRRLMEAWGTWRQRVDRQAAEAEACRTEFAQLSGQEQVLTGELEEAEARFTELAVRYEEWLRQRRLPEGLSPDGLPDIFALAEQGHELLRQEAKWSARLSGLAAECALYEQEGLKLLAAAGTGRLDYIPFIAEQHPLPVTNPTPLTPAILSAPHHLTPAALLTWLELRKREWDQLKAELLRAESVEARLAEVREELAANHREQAELNLRCSKLLEEGGAENGEQFLRRSSAWLRRIEVTRSVRQSELAMFSGWDDKGRAELLSLLEHLDARRLAQERQAAEEAAAELEEERSALLEQRGKLLQEREALTERGKEDTALQQLEEQRASLRNLAGQYAVTALAAELMGRTRRIYEQEKQPQVLQLASVYFSKLTHGEYRRIVMTLGHKELKAEHKDAGLLDSGLLSRGTAEQLYLAIRLALAETMSSKVNLPLFFDDLFVNFDEHRLHAALALLGELSASRQIVMMTCHRHVAEAVAGIIPAAAVISV, from the coding sequence ATGAAGATCGATTCATTGCGGATCGGCGGCTACGGAAGGCTGGCTCAGCGGGACATCGGACTGAATGAAGGGGTCACGGTTCTGTTCGGACGCAACGAGGCTGGTAAAAGCACGACCCTGCAGTTCATCCGTGCCATGCTGTACGGCATCCCCAGCCGGGGGAATCCGGCTGAACGGTACGAGCCGCTGCAAGGAGGGACGCACGGCGGAGTGCTGGAAGCAAGGGATGAGTCCGGTGCATTATGGACCATCCGCCGGTATGCTTCCGGCGGCGCAGGGCCGGGCAGAGCGGAGAAGCTGCATATTGCACTCCTCCATCCGGATGGCCGCACGGAGGAGCTGAATCAGGCGGAGCTGGAGCGGCGTCTGCTTGGCGGCATCTCCCGCAGCATGTTCCGCCAGCTGTTCGCTGTCTCGCTTGACGAGCTGCAGGAGCTGAGTGCCTTGCAGTCGGGAGAGATGAGCAGCTACCTGTTCCATGCCGGGATGGGCGGCGGCGGGGAGATTATGCGGGCCGAGAAGCGTCTGGTCCAGGAGGCCGAGAAGCTTTACAAGCCGCGCGGCAAGGTCCAGGAGGCGGCCAGGATTCTACAGTCTATCGGGAAGCTGGAGCAGGAGGTAGCGGAGAGCCGCTCTTATCTGCCGAGATATAACGGGAACACGCTGGCCCTGGAAGCTGCGGAGCAGCAGCTGGAGCAGATGAAGCTGGATCGCGAGCTCGCCGGAGCAAGGCTGATGAAGCTGCGCAAGGCACAGGACATCCGGGAGCTGTGGCTGAAATGGAGCGAAGGCCGGCTGGAGCTGGAGGAGCTTCCTGTGATTGCTTCATTCCCGGACAACGGGGCGGAACGCTGGAGGTCGCTTACAGCCGATCTGCGCAGCTTGCAGGGTGCAGGGTTCCGGCTGGAACGGCTTACAGCAGAGCTTACCGCAGAGCTTGCGGCGAAGCCGCCTGATCCTCTGCTTGCGGAGCAGGGGCCTGCGCTCGAAGCGCTGGACCGCAGCCGCAGCAGCTATGAGGACAAGCGGGCGGAGCAGCAGCGGATTCAGGCGGAGCTGACGGCCCTGCGGGAGCAGCTTGAACGCCTGCTGCGCAGCATTGGCGCAGGCTGGGATACCGCAGAGCTTGCGGGCTTCACCCCGGCCGCCGCGGACCGCGAGGCCGCGCGGCGTTACGCCGCCTCCTTTGCCGGATATGACCGGCAAATGGAGACCCGGGGCGCGGAGCTGCTGAGCCTCCGCGCCCGCAAGGCCGCCGCCGCTGCTGCGCTGCAGGCGGCCGAGCGCCTGCTGGCGCAGGAGCACGCCAGCGGCGCAGCGGACTTCGCGGGCCTAGCTGCGCGCAGCCCGCGTGAACTGGTGCAGCTCTGGGACGAGCTGCAGCAGGCCGCCGAGCGCTGGCGCGAAGCGCAGCTCGGCCCGGAAGGCGGCGCGTCAGCTCCGCGCCGCCAGGACACCGCCGGGGGCAGCCGCCCCGGCGATAACGGGCGCCGGGCGGCACGCTACCGGCGCTTCCTGCAGGCGGGCGCAGCGCTTACGCTGCTGCTGCCGCCTGCGCTGTGGCTGACCGGCGCACCGCCGGTCAGCGTATGGTCCGCGCTCGGCCTGCTGGCCGCAGCGGACCTGTGGCTCTGGGCCGCCCTGCGCGCAGCGGGGGCGGCGGGGTCCCCGCCGGAGCCCGGCGGCGGGGAGGCGGGCAAGGCCGCAGCGGAGATGCTGCGGCTGCGCGGGCTGTTGCTCTCCGGCGCGGAGCGGGAGAGCGGGAAGGCGTCCAGCCCTGACGCAGGCGGGCTGGAGGCCGGGATGCGCGAGCTGCGCCGGCTGATGGAGGCCTGGGGCACCTGGCGCCAGCGCGTAGACCGGCAGGCGGCTGAGGCTGAGGCCTGCCGGACGGAGTTTGCGCAGCTGAGCGGACAGGAGCAGGTGCTGACCGGCGAGCTGGAGGAAGCGGAGGCCCGCTTCACGGAGCTGGCGGTACGCTACGAAGAATGGCTGCGTCAGCGGAGACTCCCCGAAGGGCTGTCGCCGGACGGCCTGCCGGATATCTTCGCCCTGGCAGAGCAGGGCCATGAGCTGCTGCGCCAGGAGGCCAAATGGTCTGCGCGGCTGAGCGGCTTGGCGGCGGAATGTGCGCTCTATGAGCAGGAAGGGTTGAAGCTGCTGGCGGCTGCTGGGACCGGACGGCTAGATTATATTCCCTTTATAGCTGAGCAGCACCCGCTCCCCGTCACCAATCCTACTCCCCTCACACCCGCTATTCTATCTGCTCCTCACCACCTTACCCCAGCCGCCCTCTTAACCTGGCTGGAGCTACGGAAGCGGGAGTGGGATCAGCTGAAGGCTGAGCTGCTGCGCGCAGAGAGTGTGGAGGCACGGCTGGCTGAAGTCCGGGAGGAGCTGGCAGCGAATCACAGGGAGCAGGCGGAATTGAACCTGCGGTGCTCGAAGCTGCTGGAGGAAGGCGGTGCTGAGAACGGAGAACAGTTCCTGCGCCGTTCCTCAGCGTGGTTGAGACGGATAGAGGTCACGCGGTCTGTGCGTCAATCGGAGCTGGCGATGTTCAGCGGATGGGATGACAAAGGCCGGGCAGAGCTGCTGAGTCTGCTGGAGCATCTGGACGCCAGGCGGCTTGCACAGGAGCGTCAGGCTGCGGAAGAAGCGGCGGCCGAGCTTGAAGAGGAGCGGAGCGCACTGCTTGAGCAGCGCGGCAAGCTGCTGCAGGAACGGGAAGCGTTGACAGAGCGCGGCAAGGAAGACACTGCCCTCCAGCAGCTGGAGGAGCAACGGGCGTCACTGCGTAATCTGGCGGGGCAATATGCGGTAACGGCACTGGCGGCCGAGCTGATGGGCCGGACGCGCCGGATCTATGAGCAGGAGAAGCAGCCTCAGGTGCTGCAGCTGGCCTCCGTGTATTTCTCGAAGCTCACGCACGGGGAATACCGCCGGATCGTGATGACGCTGGGGCATAAGGAGCTGAAGGCTGAACACAAGGATGCCGGACTGCTGGACAGCGGGCTGCTCAGCCGGGGAACCGCGGAGCAGTTGTATCTGGCGATCCGGCTGGCACTGGCAGAAACAATGAGCAGCAAGGTGAATCTGCCGCTGTTCTTCGATGATCTCTTCGTTAATTTCGATGAACACCGGCTTCACGCGGCCCTGGCTCTGCTTGGTGAGCTATCGGCTTCCCGGCAGATCGTTATGATGACCTGCCACCGCCACGTCGCCGAAGCTGTGGCGGGTATCATTCCTGCTGCAGCAGTTATTTCCGTGTAG
- a CDS encoding membrane protein has product MKSHVRTLQIAFTYIGTIVGAGFATGQEILRFFTRYGHWALLTILFSAALFIWLGTKMMIIARKISADSYEDFNRHLFGAKAGTIISLFTMIILIGVNSIMLAGAGAIFKEHLGLPYQAGLLLTILGSYLLLKRGISGILQINSLVVPLMLTLSLILVCNTLGVAGAERFLFLPTDYSSINAWISPLLYTSFNLGMAQAVLVPLARHTDDEHALVRGGILGGAGIGFMLLAAHFAMSSQMPGILQFEIPMGSIAIRLGPVVQMIFLLLIFMEIFSTFVAGIYGVSVQLQQRLPVAPALVAPLLMLICYVFSQFGFSSLLGIFYPIFGALCLIWVVMLVRSPISPPPGQGKPPTGGAGGKKQGITIVSIKPAIRTTRK; this is encoded by the coding sequence ATGAAGTCACATGTCCGCACATTACAGATCGCTTTCACTTATATCGGCACCATTGTCGGCGCCGGATTCGCTACCGGCCAGGAAATCCTCCGTTTTTTCACCAGATACGGCCACTGGGCGCTGCTGACGATTCTATTCTCTGCCGCTCTCTTTATCTGGCTGGGCACCAAAATGATGATCATCGCCCGGAAAATCTCTGCGGACTCGTATGAGGATTTCAACCGCCACCTGTTCGGAGCCAAGGCCGGGACCATCATCAGCCTGTTCACCATGATTATTCTAATCGGGGTGAACAGCATCATGCTGGCAGGCGCCGGGGCGATCTTCAAGGAGCATCTCGGCCTTCCCTATCAGGCGGGGCTGCTTCTGACTATCCTCGGATCTTACTTGCTGCTGAAGCGCGGCATTTCTGGCATTCTGCAGATCAACAGCCTGGTGGTGCCCCTGATGCTTACTTTGTCGCTGATCCTTGTCTGTAATACACTGGGTGTTGCGGGAGCCGAACGCTTCCTCTTCCTGCCCACGGATTACAGCAGCATCAATGCCTGGATCTCTCCGCTGCTCTATACCTCGTTCAACCTTGGCATGGCCCAGGCTGTGCTGGTTCCGCTAGCCCGTCATACGGATGATGAACATGCGCTGGTGCGCGGCGGTATCTTGGGCGGAGCGGGCATCGGTTTCATGCTGCTGGCGGCCCATTTTGCCATGAGCTCGCAGATGCCGGGCATCCTGCAGTTCGAGATTCCAATGGGAAGCATCGCCATCCGGCTGGGTCCAGTGGTGCAGATGATTTTTCTGCTGCTGATCTTCATGGAAATCTTCAGCACCTTCGTTGCGGGGATCTACGGTGTAAGCGTACAGCTCCAGCAGCGTCTCCCGGTTGCCCCTGCGCTGGTCGCCCCGCTGCTAATGCTGATCTGCTATGTGTTCAGCCAATTCGGCTTCAGCTCGCTGCTGGGCATCTTCTACCCGATCTTCGGCGCGCTGTGTCTGATATGGGTGGTCATGCTCGTGCGTTCCCCCATATCTCCGCCGCCAGGGCAGGGCAAGCCCCCAACAGGAGGTGCGGGCGGCAAAAAGCAGGGGATCACGATTGTCAGCATCAAGCCTGCCATCCGGACTACACGGAAATAA
- a CDS encoding xanthine phosphoribosyltransferase: MELLKQRILEEGVVVSDQVLKLDGLLNHQVDPMLTMEMGREFARRFAEAGVTRVVTVESSGIAVAFATAYEMKVPLVFARRKKTLLADPDALCERVPSFTKGIVTDIMLSRQFISEDDKILFIDDIIANGDAARGLIKIIQRSGAELVGLGIVVEKSFQAGARTIREQGIRLESLVDITSLNDGTIVFG; this comes from the coding sequence ATGGAATTATTGAAACAGCGGATTTTGGAGGAAGGCGTAGTCGTCTCGGATCAGGTGCTGAAGCTGGACGGGCTGCTCAACCACCAGGTCGATCCGATGCTGACGATGGAAATGGGACGGGAATTTGCCCGCAGATTTGCTGAGGCTGGAGTTACTCGCGTAGTGACTGTGGAATCCTCGGGGATTGCCGTGGCATTTGCCACCGCTTATGAGATGAAGGTGCCGCTGGTGTTTGCCCGCCGCAAAAAAACGCTGTTGGCTGATCCAGACGCACTTTGCGAACGGGTTCCATCTTTTACCAAAGGGATTGTTACGGACATTATGCTGTCCCGCCAGTTCATCTCGGAGGATGACAAAATCCTCTTCATCGACGATATTATAGCCAACGGCGACGCGGCCCGCGGCCTGATTAAGATTATCCAGCGTTCAGGAGCCGAGCTGGTGGGCCTTGGCATAGTGGTCGAAAAAAGCTTTCAGGCCGGCGCGCGCACAATCCGGGAACAGGGAATCCGTCTGGAATCCCTTGTTGATATTACCTCCCTTAATGACGGGACCATCGTTTTTGGATAA
- a CDS encoding SDR family oxidoreductase → MSHHNKIAIVTGGTGGIGRCITEELLKAGAVVACIDTDSAAGHWLEERYGTERLFFYAGDIAQQSVLDDFTAQVISRYGQVDYLINNACISKKGLLSECSYEDFEYVQRIGVTAPYYLTLRLKPYLAQGASIVNISSSRERMSQPDTESYTAAKGGIGALTHALSVSLAGKARVNAISPGWIDTTAYHGTEETPEPVHTEPDRLQHPAGRVGTPADIAAMMLFLCSEAAGFITGENITIDGGMGKQMIYHGDGGWTFRPGGQS, encoded by the coding sequence ATGAGTCATCATAATAAAATAGCGATCGTCACCGGCGGGACGGGCGGAATCGGGCGCTGTATCACCGAGGAATTACTGAAGGCCGGAGCAGTGGTTGCCTGCATCGATACAGATTCAGCAGCCGGACACTGGCTGGAGGAGCGGTATGGCACAGAGCGGCTGTTCTTCTATGCGGGCGATATTGCGCAGCAGTCCGTGCTGGATGATTTCACCGCACAGGTAATCAGCCGCTACGGACAGGTGGATTACCTTATTAATAATGCCTGTATCAGCAAAAAAGGCTTGTTGTCCGAGTGCAGCTATGAGGATTTCGAGTATGTGCAGCGGATCGGAGTGACAGCGCCTTATTATCTGACGCTGCGGCTTAAGCCGTATTTAGCCCAAGGAGCCTCTATTGTGAATATCTCCTCCAGCCGGGAGCGGATGTCGCAGCCGGATACCGAGAGCTATACTGCCGCCAAAGGTGGGATTGGTGCTTTGACCCACGCCCTTAGTGTAAGTCTAGCCGGTAAGGCTAGGGTGAATGCCATCAGCCCGGGCTGGATTGACACTACGGCTTATCACGGTACGGAGGAAACGCCGGAACCGGTTCATACAGAGCCGGACCGGCTGCAGCATCCTGCGGGACGGGTCGGAACTCCGGCAGATATCGCGGCTATGATGCTGTTCCTGTGCAGTGAGGCTGCGGGATTCATCACGGGCGAGAACATTACAATCGATGGCGGGATGGGCAAGCAGATGATCTACCACGGAGACGGGGGCTGGACCTTCCGCCCAGGAGGGCAATCATGA
- a CDS encoding MurR/RpiR family transcriptional regulator — MNLNDNILIKIREMRESFTPVERLVGDYILENKEEIPHLSIKELAQSSKTSDASVLRFCKTMGYSGYRNFIVSISASLGSRDEDAKAQYTDIQPGDDLSTIISNISLNNMKSIEDTLSVVDRKEIARAVEVLCLSKRIVFFGIGASGIVCMDGEQKFSRINKMCHAYTDGHSQLTAATLLGKDDVAIFISNSGATSDIIDALIIAQKNKATCIAVTRYNKSELAVRADIVLSISTPEITIRSGAMGSRIAMLTIIDILFAGVASAEYEQVKTSLTNTHNILKKKLRY, encoded by the coding sequence ATGAATTTAAATGACAATATATTAATCAAGATTCGTGAAATGAGGGAAAGCTTTACTCCGGTTGAACGGCTGGTCGGGGATTATATTCTGGAAAACAAAGAAGAGATTCCCCATTTGTCCATTAAAGAATTGGCCCAATCGAGTAAAACAAGTGATGCCTCGGTCCTGCGGTTCTGTAAAACAATGGGCTACAGCGGATACCGCAATTTTATTGTGAGTATATCAGCTTCTTTGGGTTCCCGCGATGAGGATGCAAAGGCCCAATATACAGATATTCAGCCGGGTGATGATCTCTCGACCATTATTTCAAATATTTCACTCAATAACATGAAATCCATTGAGGACACACTTAGTGTGGTTGACCGGAAAGAGATTGCAAGAGCAGTAGAAGTGCTGTGCCTTAGCAAAAGAATTGTTTTCTTTGGCATAGGGGCCTCGGGAATCGTGTGTATGGACGGGGAACAGAAATTCTCACGCATTAACAAGATGTGTCATGCTTATACGGACGGCCATAGCCAGCTTACTGCAGCAACCTTGCTCGGCAAAGATGATGTTGCCATTTTTATTTCTAACTCTGGTGCAACCAGTGATATTATTGACGCCCTGATCATTGCCCAGAAGAATAAAGCGACATGTATTGCAGTTACCCGGTACAACAAAAGCGAGCTTGCAGTGCGGGCGGATATTGTTCTTAGCATATCTACCCCTGAAATAACGATCCGCAGTGGTGCCATGGGCTCGCGTATTGCTATGCTGACGATCATCGACATCCTGTTTGCCGGGGTTGCCAGTGCAGAATACGAGCAGGTAAAAACCTCTTTAACCAATACCCATAATATTTTGAAGAAAAAACTCAGATATTAA